The Vescimonas coprocola genome includes a window with the following:
- a CDS encoding homoserine dehydrogenase — translation MTANKAVISAYYRELTALACENRVALRCTAAVGGGIPWLVNLQRCRRVDTVTEVGGIMNGTTNFIMDAMARQGADFPAVLQRAQELGYAEADPSADIDGDDIRRKLTISANIAFDALLREEDIPAFGIRTVTGADVADFRAHGFTCKLLACAQRTETGVAAYVEPALVAEGEPEAAVPGNYNLISCTGELLGRQSYFGQGAGRYPTAANVVQDCLDLLTGEDGFYTETARPMAVEADAVAHPYYVRTQAADPWLESVTADRWDSGVITGAVPVGQMLRWAAAQRQRDPGCFVAGIR, via the coding sequence GTGACGGCCAATAAGGCAGTCATCAGCGCCTACTACCGGGAGCTGACGGCGCTGGCTTGTGAAAACAGGGTGGCGCTTCGCTGTACGGCGGCGGTGGGCGGAGGTATCCCATGGCTGGTAAATTTGCAGCGCTGCCGCCGGGTGGACACCGTGACGGAGGTGGGAGGCATCATGAACGGCACCACCAACTTCATCATGGATGCCATGGCCCGACAGGGAGCAGATTTTCCCGCTGTGCTGCAGCGGGCGCAGGAGTTGGGCTATGCCGAGGCGGATCCCAGCGCCGACATTGACGGCGACGACATCCGCCGGAAGCTGACCATCTCCGCCAACATCGCCTTTGATGCGCTGCTGCGGGAGGAGGACATCCCGGCCTTCGGCATCCGCACCGTCACCGGGGCGGATGTGGCGGACTTCCGGGCTCATGGCTTCACCTGCAAGCTGCTGGCCTGCGCCCAGCGGACGGAGACGGGCGTGGCCGCCTATGTGGAGCCTGCGCTGGTGGCGGAGGGCGAGCCGGAGGCGGCGGTGCCGGGGAACTATAACCTCATCTCCTGCACCGGGGAGCTGCTGGGCCGGCAGAGCTACTTCGGGCAGGGAGCCGGACGGTATCCCACGGCGGCCAACGTGGTGCAGGACTGTCTGGATCTGCTGACAGGAGAGGACGGCTTCTACACGGAGACGGCCCGGCCTATGGCGGTGGAGGCCGATGCCGTGGCGCATCCCTACTATGTTCGCACCCAAGCGGCGGATCCGTGGCTGGAGAGCGTCACGGCGGACCGGTGGGATAGCGGCGTCATCACCGGGGCCGTGCCGGTGGGGCAGATGCTGCGCTGGGCGGCGGCCCAGCGGCAGCGGGATCCCGGATGCTTTGTGGCGGGCATCCGGTGA
- a CDS encoding nucleoside-triphosphatase, with the protein MEKHILICGERGVGKSTLIRRLLAESTLPVGGFVTRRLPQADADGMFPIYLHAAALPPEERPYDPEHLVGTCDSRRSIRYPEAFDRLGPPLLTSGGLLVMDELGFLENDAHLFQAAVLAALDGPVPVLAAIKPKETDFLRRVRQHPHGEVFNITPESREALYQRLRSRILQWNKEKL; encoded by the coding sequence ATGGAAAAGCACATTCTCATCTGCGGGGAGCGTGGTGTGGGGAAAAGCACCCTCATCCGCCGGCTGCTGGCGGAGAGCACCCTCCCCGTAGGCGGCTTCGTCACCCGCCGCCTGCCCCAGGCGGATGCGGACGGGATGTTCCCCATCTACCTGCACGCCGCCGCCCTGCCGCCGGAGGAGCGGCCCTATGACCCGGAGCATCTGGTGGGTACCTGCGACAGCCGCCGCAGTATCCGGTATCCGGAGGCCTTTGACCGGCTGGGGCCGCCGCTGCTGACGTCAGGCGGCCTGCTGGTAATGGACGAACTGGGCTTTCTGGAAAATGACGCCCACCTCTTTCAGGCGGCGGTGCTGGCGGCACTGGACGGCCCTGTGCCGGTGCTGGCCGCCATCAAGCCCAAGGAAACGGACTTTCTCCGCCGGGTGCGGCAGCATCCTCACGGAGAAGTATTTAACATCACACCGGAAAGCCGTGAGGCGCTCTATCAGCGTCTGCGGAGCCGGATCCTGCAATGGAACAAGGAGAAGCTATGA
- a CDS encoding mechanosensitive ion channel family protein: MDNALNEKLDLSALHLGIISVGALLGAVVTLVVCILAVRIITVLLRRVLGKTTLEQRVSKYIVSTVRFVLWVVTVLIVAQQLGIPVTSLVALFSVVSLAVSLAVQNVLANVAGGLVLLVTKPFTVGNYIDTPSGEGTVREMSLTYTFLETMEGQRLAVPNSTLSSGKIINYSTLATRRLQHKITASYDDAVADVRKACLTAVGRTANVLADPAPVVYVSSYGESSIEYIVRCWTKTEDYWPAYYQLLEEIRNAFNEAGVEMCYNHLNVHIIEKKEETE; this comes from the coding sequence ATGGATAATGCACTGAATGAAAAGCTGGATCTGTCGGCCCTGCATCTGGGGATCATCTCCGTGGGGGCGCTGCTGGGAGCGGTGGTGACGCTGGTGGTCTGCATCTTGGCGGTGCGGATCATCACGGTGCTGCTGCGCCGGGTGCTGGGCAAGACCACGCTGGAGCAGCGGGTCAGCAAATACATCGTCAGCACCGTGCGGTTCGTGCTGTGGGTGGTGACGGTGCTGATCGTGGCTCAGCAGCTGGGCATCCCCGTGACATCGCTGGTGGCACTGTTCTCGGTGGTATCACTGGCGGTGTCGCTGGCGGTACAGAACGTGCTGGCCAACGTGGCGGGCGGGCTGGTGCTGCTGGTGACCAAGCCCTTTACCGTGGGGAATTACATCGATACCCCCAGCGGGGAGGGAACGGTGCGGGAGATGAGCCTGACCTATACCTTTCTGGAGACCATGGAGGGCCAGCGGCTGGCAGTTCCCAACAGCACCCTGTCCTCCGGGAAGATCATCAACTACTCCACGCTGGCCACCCGGCGGCTCCAGCACAAGATCACGGCCTCCTACGACGATGCCGTGGCGGACGTGCGAAAGGCCTGCCTGACGGCGGTGGGGCGGACGGCCAACGTGCTGGCCGATCCTGCACCGGTGGTGTACGTCAGCAGCTACGGCGAGAGCAGCATAGAGTACATCGTGCGGTGCTGGACGAAAACAGAGGACTACTGGCCGGCGTATTATCAGCTGCTGGAGGAGATACGCAACGCCTTTAACGAGGCGGGAGTGGAGATGTGCTACAATCACCTGAACGTACACATCATCGAGAAGAAGGAGGAGACGGAATGA
- a CDS encoding CarD family transcriptional regulator: MFTEGQLVIYGGEGVCRIAAVGPSSLSGTDKTKLYYTLTPLTRSGTVLTPVDTKVLMRPILTRQEAEDLIAQLPQLPPEEPESRSMRLLKEFYQQIVTSYDCRRMAGLIRSAVRRRKHALRTGRKVSQMDERYLRRAESALYGELAAALDLPEEEVLPYIRRTCPQWPE; the protein is encoded by the coding sequence ATGTTTACGGAAGGCCAACTGGTCATTTATGGAGGAGAAGGGGTGTGCCGCATAGCGGCGGTGGGACCCTCCTCCCTGTCCGGAACGGACAAAACCAAGCTTTACTATACGCTGACGCCTCTGACCCGCAGCGGCACGGTGCTGACCCCGGTGGATACCAAGGTGCTGATGCGCCCCATCCTCACCCGGCAGGAGGCGGAGGACCTGATCGCCCAGCTGCCCCAGCTGCCGCCGGAGGAGCCGGAGAGCCGCAGTATGCGTCTGCTGAAGGAGTTCTATCAGCAGATCGTCACCTCCTACGACTGCCGCCGCATGGCGGGTCTGATCCGCTCCGCCGTCCGCCGCCGCAAGCACGCCCTGCGGACCGGGCGCAAGGTCAGCCAGATGGACGAGCGCTACCTGCGCCGGGCGGAGAGCGCTCTCTACGGTGAACTGGCCGCCGCTCTGGACCTGCCGGAGGAGGAGGTACTGCCCTACATCCGCCGCACCTGCCCCCAGTGGCCGGAATGA
- a CDS encoding XdhC family protein, which translates to MNQIFAQLFYEMEKHRDTVLVTLIDTAGSAPRKSGSQMLVGASGRLTGTIGGGAVERRSEEMAMALLREKRSAVHDFLLHTAASGGDIGMVCGGDVTAHFQFIPAEDASWQALASALTERLTAHQRGWLVLREDGGCGALLGPEGLLWGNLPKGVEPAPLQTDCVRQDGLFSMPLPIGERALLFGAGHISQALCPLLVTVGFRPVVFDCRPELATRKLFPTAEEIICGDFTSIKDHLTVTEEDFVVIMTNGHVHDFQVEEQILRGPFAYVGVIGSRTKTASVNRRLREAGIPEESIAQIHTPIGTAIRAVTPAEIAVSIAGEMILCRAERRGDKPHGCPMH; encoded by the coding sequence ATGAATCAGATCTTTGCACAGCTGTTTTATGAGATGGAAAAGCACCGGGACACGGTGCTGGTGACGCTGATCGACACAGCGGGCAGCGCCCCCCGGAAGAGCGGTTCCCAGATGCTGGTGGGTGCCAGCGGCCGGCTCACCGGTACCATCGGCGGCGGCGCTGTGGAACGCCGCAGCGAGGAGATGGCCATGGCCCTGCTGAGGGAAAAGCGCTCTGCCGTCCACGATTTTCTGCTGCACACCGCCGCCTCCGGCGGCGATATCGGCATGGTGTGCGGCGGCGACGTGACGGCCCATTTCCAGTTCATCCCGGCGGAGGATGCGTCGTGGCAGGCGCTGGCCTCGGCCCTGACAGAACGGCTCACCGCCCATCAGCGGGGCTGGCTGGTGCTGCGGGAGGACGGCGGCTGCGGCGCTCTGCTGGGGCCGGAGGGCCTGCTATGGGGAAACCTGCCGAAGGGTGTAGAACCCGCTCCTCTCCAAACCGACTGCGTCCGGCAGGATGGCTTGTTCAGTATGCCCCTGCCCATCGGAGAGCGGGCGCTGCTGTTCGGGGCGGGCCACATCTCGCAGGCCCTGTGTCCCCTGCTGGTAACGGTGGGCTTCCGCCCGGTGGTGTTCGACTGCCGCCCGGAGCTGGCTACCCGCAAGCTCTTCCCCACGGCGGAGGAGATCATCTGCGGGGACTTCACCTCCATCAAGGACCACCTCACGGTGACGGAGGAGGACTTCGTGGTCATCATGACCAATGGCCATGTACACGACTTCCAGGTGGAGGAGCAGATCCTCCGTGGGCCGTTTGCCTATGTGGGGGTCATCGGCTCCCGCACCAAGACTGCCTCCGTGAACCGGAGGCTGCGGGAGGCGGGCATCCCGGAGGAGTCCATTGCACAGATCCACACCCCCATCGGCACCGCCATCCGTGCGGTGACACCGGCGGAGATCGCCGTCAGCATCGCCGGGGAGATGATCCTGTGCCGGGCAGAGCGCCGGGGCGATAAGCCCCATGGCTGCCCCATGCACTGA
- a CDS encoding TVP38/TMEM64 family protein, with protein MEKRHFTENQKKLIGGVAIVIFVVFSAAICWFVGKPMVKFVSEPEKFRMWVDSHGLWSQVAYVGMTLLQVLVAVIPGEPLEISGGYAFGAVQGTVLCMLGAFLGSVAVFAFVRRFGRELVEVFFPKEKIESLRFLQSSPKRELLFWLVFVVPGTPKDLLCYFAGLTDLSWGKWLLICSLGRVPSIVTSTVGGNALGGKNYLFAILVFAGTLAVSAIGLLIYRGLCHRHEKKQNGKT; from the coding sequence ATGGAGAAAAGGCATTTTACGGAAAACCAGAAAAAGCTCATCGGCGGGGTGGCCATCGTCATATTTGTGGTGTTCAGCGCTGCTATCTGCTGGTTCGTGGGCAAGCCCATGGTGAAGTTTGTATCCGAACCGGAGAAGTTCCGAATGTGGGTGGACAGCCACGGCCTGTGGAGTCAGGTGGCCTATGTGGGCATGACACTTTTGCAGGTACTGGTGGCTGTGATCCCCGGTGAACCGCTGGAAATCAGCGGCGGCTATGCCTTCGGTGCGGTGCAGGGCACGGTACTGTGTATGCTGGGGGCTTTTCTGGGCAGCGTGGCGGTATTCGCTTTTGTGCGGCGGTTTGGCCGGGAGCTGGTGGAGGTTTTCTTTCCTAAGGAAAAAATCGAGTCTCTGCGTTTTTTGCAAAGCTCTCCCAAGCGGGAACTGCTGTTCTGGCTCGTATTCGTTGTGCCGGGGACGCCCAAGGATCTGCTGTGCTACTTTGCGGGACTGACCGATCTGTCCTGGGGCAAGTGGCTGCTGATCTGTTCGTTGGGGCGTGTCCCTTCCATCGTCACCTCCACCGTGGGCGGAAACGCTCTGGGTGGAAAAAACTACCTTTTTGCCATTCTGGTGTTTGCCGGAACGCTGGCAGTCAGCGCCATAGGGCTGCTGATCTACCGAGGCCTATGCCATAGGCACGAGAAGAAGCAAAACGGCAAAACGTAA
- the proB gene encoding glutamate 5-kinase produces MRIVIKVGTSTLAHPTGRLNIQRIELLCKVMSDLKNAGHQIILVSSGAIAMGFGKLNLPERPKDVPTKQASAAVGQCELMYTYDKLFTEYNHTVAQLLITRPDITGGGQRRENFHVTLERLLELGALPIINENDTISTEEISIGDNDTLSAMVAASIRADLLILLSDIDGLYDSDPHENPNARLIPVVERLDDHIRALAGGSGSSLGTGGMVTKLQAAQIATEAGCEMVIANGHHPAALYDIAAGQPVGTRFLAGRKDL; encoded by the coding sequence ATGAGGATCGTAATTAAAGTGGGAACATCTACGCTGGCGCATCCCACAGGGCGGCTGAATATCCAGCGCATCGAGCTTTTATGCAAGGTCATGAGCGACCTGAAGAATGCAGGACATCAGATCATTCTGGTGTCCTCCGGTGCCATTGCTATGGGCTTCGGCAAGCTGAACCTGCCGGAGCGGCCCAAGGACGTTCCCACCAAGCAGGCCTCCGCCGCCGTGGGCCAGTGCGAGCTGATGTATACCTACGACAAGCTGTTTACCGAGTATAACCACACGGTGGCCCAGCTGCTCATCACCCGGCCAGATATCACCGGGGGCGGACAGCGGCGGGAGAATTTCCACGTGACGCTGGAGCGTCTGCTGGAGCTGGGAGCGCTGCCCATCATCAACGAAAACGACACCATCTCCACCGAGGAGATCAGCATCGGGGACAACGATACTCTGTCCGCCATGGTGGCGGCCAGCATCCGGGCGGATCTGCTGATCCTGCTGTCGGACATCGATGGTCTGTATGACAGCGACCCCCATGAAAACCCCAACGCCCGGCTTATCCCGGTGGTGGAGCGGCTGGATGACCATATTCGGGCGCTGGCGGGAGGCAGCGGCTCCAGTCTGGGGACCGGCGGTATGGTGACGAAGCTGCAGGCAGCTCAGATCGCCACGGAGGCGGGCTGCGAGATGGTCATCGCCAACGGCCACCATCCGGCGGCGCTGTATGACATTGCGGCGGGTCAGCCGGTAGGCACCCGCTTTCTGGCAGGGAGGAAAGACCTATGA
- a CDS encoding glutamate-5-semialdehyde dehydrogenase, whose product MTTLDILKKTRAAWPSIRNRDAEGKNALLRAMADSLMACAPAILAENRRDMEEARGTISDVMLDRLYLDERRLAGMAEGIRALTALPDHTGRILSQITRPNGMTICKQQVPMGLIAIIYESRPNVTSDAAALAVKSGNVCVLRSGREAYRTAKAIVQALKQGIAAAGGDAEIINIVDDTSHQSAADLMRANGLVDLLIPRGGAGLIRRCVENATVPCIQTGTGICHVYVDQYADLQKALAIIVNAKTSRPSVCNAEEVCLVHQAVAEEFLPMLKQALVDDRQTAGAVPVELRLDQRAAAIIPGTPASETDFDTEFLDYILAVGVVDSVDEAVAHVLRHSTGHSDAIITENAENAQKFVDGTDSAAVYVNVSTRFTDGGEFGLGCEMGISTQKLHARGPMGLDELCTYKYIIRGSGQTR is encoded by the coding sequence ATGACCACATTGGATATCCTGAAAAAGACGCGGGCGGCGTGGCCCAGCATCCGCAACCGGGACGCAGAGGGAAAGAACGCTCTGCTGCGGGCCATGGCGGACAGTCTCATGGCCTGCGCCCCCGCCATTCTGGCGGAGAACCGCCGGGACATGGAGGAGGCACGGGGGACCATCAGCGATGTGATGCTGGACCGGCTGTATCTGGATGAAAGGCGACTGGCAGGCATGGCGGAGGGCATCCGGGCCCTGACGGCCCTGCCGGATCACACGGGCCGCATCCTGTCCCAGATCACCCGGCCCAACGGCATGACCATCTGCAAGCAGCAGGTGCCCATGGGCCTCATCGCCATTATCTATGAGAGCCGTCCCAACGTCACCTCCGATGCGGCGGCGCTGGCGGTGAAGAGCGGCAACGTCTGCGTTCTGCGCAGCGGCCGGGAGGCCTACCGCACCGCCAAGGCCATCGTGCAGGCCCTGAAGCAGGGCATTGCCGCCGCCGGAGGGGATGCGGAGATCATCAACATCGTGGACGACACCAGCCACCAGAGCGCCGCCGATCTGATGCGGGCCAACGGGCTGGTGGATCTTCTGATCCCCCGTGGCGGGGCGGGTCTGATCCGCCGCTGTGTGGAGAACGCCACCGTTCCCTGTATCCAGACCGGCACCGGCATCTGTCATGTGTATGTGGATCAGTACGCCGATTTGCAAAAGGCATTGGCCATCATCGTCAACGCCAAGACCAGCCGTCCCTCCGTGTGCAACGCCGAGGAGGTGTGTCTGGTGCATCAGGCGGTGGCGGAGGAGTTCCTGCCCATGCTGAAGCAGGCGCTGGTGGATGACCGGCAGACCGCCGGGGCCGTGCCGGTGGAGCTGCGGCTGGATCAGCGTGCGGCGGCCATCATCCCCGGCACCCCGGCATCGGAGACGGACTTCGACACGGAGTTTTTGGACTACATTCTGGCGGTGGGGGTGGTGGACAGCGTAGATGAGGCCGTAGCCCATGTGCTGCGCCACTCCACCGGTCACAGTGACGCCATCATCACGGAGAACGCCGAGAACGCACAGAAATTTGTGGACGGCACCGACAGCGCCGCCGTGTACGTCAATGTCTCCACCCGCTTCACCGACGGTGGGGAGTTCGGCCTTGGCTGCGAAATGGGTATCTCCACCCAGAAGCTCCACGCCCGTGGGCCTATGGGGCTGGACGAGCTGTGTACCTATAAGTATATCATCCGTGGCAGCGGCCAGACCCGGTAA
- a CDS encoding L,D-transpeptidase gives MKKQAMTLLLAAVLVLSGCGRQQLPEEIPADMGLAAVAAIESHTPTALELTEAQTPPEEPVEEPEEPEEPDWSAGSSDYPWVRSGYAYYIRVNRSANVVTVYTAGDDGRYSVPYRAMVCSSGGSGTPLGDFSLDGWYRWEWLGLVGGVSGQYCTQIYGDYLFHSVPYTERYNKGSLQPGEFDKLGTSCSHGCIRLQVADAKWIYDNKYDIAGVTIYDSDDPGPMGKPSAPSIGGSAYPGWDPTDPDSDNPWNKPTDVAPEPKPEPKPEPEPEPEPEPEPGEEPGTGSDTQPDPAPGGGNVGGE, from the coding sequence GTGAAAAAACAAGCTATGACCCTGCTGCTGGCGGCGGTGCTGGTGCTCTCCGGCTGCGGCAGACAGCAGCTGCCGGAGGAGATCCCGGCGGATATGGGCCTTGCCGCCGTGGCGGCCATAGAGAGTCATACCCCGACGGCGCTGGAACTGACAGAGGCTCAGACACCCCCGGAGGAACCGGTGGAAGAGCCGGAGGAACCGGAGGAGCCGGACTGGTCTGCCGGAAGCAGCGACTACCCGTGGGTGCGCTCCGGCTACGCCTACTATATCCGGGTCAACCGCAGCGCCAACGTGGTCACGGTTTATACCGCCGGGGACGACGGACGATACTCCGTCCCCTACCGGGCCATGGTGTGCTCCTCCGGCGGCTCCGGGACGCCGCTGGGGGACTTCTCGCTGGACGGCTGGTATCGCTGGGAGTGGCTGGGACTGGTGGGCGGTGTGTCCGGCCAGTACTGCACGCAGATCTACGGCGACTACCTGTTCCACTCCGTCCCCTACACGGAGCGGTACAACAAGGGCTCCCTCCAGCCGGGAGAGTTCGACAAGCTGGGGACCAGCTGCTCCCACGGCTGCATCCGCCTGCAGGTGGCGGACGCCAAGTGGATCTATGACAACAAGTACGATATCGCCGGAGTGACCATCTACGACAGCGACGACCCAGGCCCGATGGGAAAGCCCTCCGCCCCCTCCATCGGCGGCAGCGCCTATCCCGGCTGGGACCCCACGGATCCCGACAGCGACAATCCGTGGAACAAGCCGACGGATGTGGCACCCGAACCGAAACCCGAACCGAAACCCGAACCGGAGCCTGAGCCGGAGCCCGAACCGGAGCCGGGGGAGGAGCCTGGCACGGGAAGCGACACACAGCCCGACCCGGCACCCGGCGGCGGGAATGTTGGCGGAGAATGA
- a CDS encoding cysteine-rich small domain-containing protein, with protein MDKPLSTKPEECHYSFFQHTQCEFFPCHKTAKPEDFNCLFCYCPLYALGDKCGGNFAYVGDGIKDCSGCLVPHGRGSYSYITKKFPELAELARKKDTK; from the coding sequence ATGGATAAGCCCCTTTCCACCAAGCCGGAGGAGTGCCATTACTCTTTCTTCCAGCACACTCAGTGCGAATTTTTCCCCTGTCACAAAACAGCCAAGCCGGAGGACTTCAACTGTCTGTTCTGCTACTGTCCCCTCTATGCTCTGGGCGACAAGTGCGGCGGCAACTTCGCCTATGTGGGCGACGGCATCAAGGATTGCAGCGGCTGTCTGGTCCCCCATGGCCGGGGCAGCTACAGCTACATCACCAAGAAATTCCCGGAGCTGGCGGAGCTGGCCCGAAAAAAGGACACTAAGTAA
- a CDS encoding QueT transporter family protein, with translation MQKLQTQHLTRAAAVGAAYAVLSLFSSVFSLTFGVVQCRFSEALCVLPFFFPETVWGLFAGCLITNLLSPYGLLDLIVGSLATLIAALLTARCRKKWLAPLPPVVLNTLLVGAVIAYEETGLTAAFPATWAINGLTVGAGEAIACYGLGMLLLWQLPKIPYFRDHGCR, from the coding sequence ATGCAGAAGCTACAAACCCAACACCTGACACGGGCCGCCGCCGTGGGCGCCGCCTACGCCGTACTGAGTCTTTTCAGCTCCGTGTTCAGCCTGACCTTCGGAGTCGTGCAATGCCGCTTTTCTGAGGCGCTGTGCGTACTCCCCTTTTTCTTTCCGGAGACGGTCTGGGGCCTGTTCGCCGGATGCCTCATCACCAATCTATTGAGTCCCTATGGTCTGCTGGACCTGATCGTGGGATCTCTGGCCACCCTCATCGCCGCCCTGCTGACGGCCCGATGCCGGAAAAAGTGGCTGGCCCCTCTGCCGCCGGTGGTGCTGAACACTCTGCTGGTGGGGGCTGTCATCGCCTATGAGGAGACGGGCCTTACCGCCGCCTTCCCCGCCACATGGGCCATCAACGGCCTGACCGTAGGCGCCGGGGAAGCCATCGCCTGCTATGGGCTGGGGATGCTCCTGCTGTGGCAGCTGCCCAAGATCCCCTATTTCCGGGATCACGGCTGCCGCTGA
- the uvrC gene encoding excinuclease ABC subunit UvrC has translation MTKEELREKANDLPLLPGVYLMMDKTGKVIYVGKAKKLKNRVSQYFQDTASHNEKTRAMVSQVDHFDTIFVSSEFEALILENSLIKRHQPRYNILLKDDKGYPFIRLDTGASYPRFTLAGKAEEDGARYFGPFGGRRETRLAIEAVCGALKLPTCSRQFPRDIGKERPCLNHHIGRCDGFCLPGGPDQTEYRRRIRQAERIFSGHYRQLTAELQVEMEEAAEELNFEKAAALRDRIRAISVLGKQQQVIAGVCADTDVWGVYVGQVRSGCAVLHIEDGNLLGREVEVFPTAADEALPAVLAAVLQQYYLERGALPSEILLPEPVEDMETLAALLTGRAGHRVTLRVPQRGERAELLRMAGRNAREEVERITSDAERVNKTLEQLQQLASLPVLPRRMESYDISHTAGQDMVASMVVFADGKPLKRDYRRFQVKSLDHADDLRALQEVLQRRMQRYLDGDEHFSPLPDLLLMDGGHLQAQATQQQLESMGIHVPILGMVKDDRHRTRALVTPEGRELGIQQSPPLFALVGRVQEEVHRFAITYHHEKHSRSAMTSRLDGIPGIGDVRKKALLKHFKSVKAISEAELVQLEALLPKAAARAVYDHFHEKNT, from the coding sequence ATGACCAAGGAGGAGCTGAGGGAAAAAGCCAACGACCTGCCCCTGCTGCCGGGGGTCTATCTGATGATGGATAAGACCGGCAAGGTCATCTATGTGGGCAAGGCCAAGAAGCTGAAAAACCGGGTAAGCCAGTACTTTCAGGACACCGCCTCCCACAATGAGAAAACCAGAGCCATGGTGTCGCAGGTGGACCACTTCGACACCATTTTCGTCTCATCGGAGTTCGAGGCGCTGATCCTGGAAAACTCCCTCATCAAGCGCCACCAGCCCCGATACAACATCCTGCTCAAGGACGACAAGGGATACCCCTTCATCCGGCTGGACACCGGGGCCTCCTACCCCCGGTTCACTCTGGCGGGAAAGGCGGAGGAGGACGGCGCCCGGTACTTCGGCCCCTTCGGCGGCCGCCGGGAGACACGCCTTGCCATCGAGGCGGTGTGCGGGGCGCTGAAGCTCCCCACCTGCTCCCGGCAGTTCCCACGGGACATCGGCAAGGAGCGCCCCTGCCTGAACCACCACATCGGCCGGTGCGACGGCTTCTGTCTGCCGGGCGGGCCGGATCAGACGGAGTACCGCCGCCGCATCCGGCAGGCGGAGCGCATTTTCTCCGGCCACTACCGCCAGCTGACGGCGGAGCTGCAAGTGGAGATGGAGGAGGCGGCGGAGGAACTGAACTTTGAAAAGGCCGCCGCTCTGCGGGACCGCATCCGGGCCATCTCCGTGCTGGGCAAGCAGCAGCAGGTCATCGCCGGGGTCTGCGCCGACACGGACGTGTGGGGCGTGTACGTGGGACAGGTGCGCTCCGGCTGCGCCGTGCTGCACATCGAGGACGGCAATCTGCTGGGCCGGGAGGTGGAGGTATTCCCCACCGCCGCCGATGAGGCCCTGCCGGCGGTGCTGGCGGCGGTGCTGCAGCAGTACTATCTGGAGCGTGGCGCACTGCCGTCGGAAATTCTGCTGCCGGAGCCGGTGGAGGACATGGAGACCCTCGCCGCCCTGCTGACGGGCCGGGCCGGCCACCGGGTGACTCTGCGGGTCCCCCAGCGGGGCGAGCGGGCAGAGCTGCTGCGGATGGCCGGGCGCAACGCCCGTGAGGAGGTGGAGCGCATCACCTCCGACGCCGAGCGGGTCAACAAGACGCTGGAGCAGCTCCAGCAGCTGGCGAGTCTACCGGTGCTTCCCCGGCGGATGGAGTCCTACGATATCTCCCACACGGCGGGGCAGGACATGGTGGCCTCCATGGTGGTCTTTGCGGACGGCAAGCCCCTGAAGCGGGACTATCGCCGGTTCCAGGTCAAATCATTGGATCACGCCGACGATCTGCGGGCCTTACAGGAAGTGCTGCAGCGGCGGATGCAGCGGTATCTGGACGGGGACGAGCACTTCTCTCCCCTGCCGGACCTGCTGCTGATGGACGGCGGTCATCTGCAGGCCCAGGCCACACAACAGCAGCTGGAGTCCATGGGCATCCACGTCCCCATTCTGGGCATGGTGAAGGATGACCGCCACCGCACCCGTGCGCTGGTGACGCCGGAGGGCCGGGAGCTGGGCATCCAGCAGAGTCCGCCGCTGTTTGCGCTGGTGGGCCGGGTGCAGGAGGAGGTCCACCGGTTCGCCATCACCTATCACCACGAAAAGCACAGCCGCAGCGCCATGACCTCCCGTCTGGACGGCATCCCCGGCATAGGGGACGTGCGGAAAAAGGCGCTGCTGAAGCACTTCAAGAGCGTCAAGGCCATCTCGGAGGCGGAGCTTGTGCAGCTGGAGGCGTTGCTGCCCAAGGCCGCCGCCCGTGCGGTATACGACCATTTCCATGAGAAAAACACCTGA